A genomic region of Leptolyngbya sp. FACHB-261 contains the following coding sequences:
- a CDS encoding DUF4331 family protein, whose amino-acid sequence MSNHFTGLNLGPPLGDQRLDLCDLYAFQSPTDSSRTVIILNANPTADALHPDAIYRLNIDNDGDCLTDIAISYVFSPPQNGMQTVSVFVAKGAESRSVEAVGTKIIADAEVSFDAKPNIVKSGAYTFFAGTRSDAFFFDFDGIKSLFDTSGGRNFTAPHLGGKSPWTGVDSNTEANVFSMVIELPTSELGANPEIRIWGRCSVREDGKLLHVDRAGHPSVSSFFNTDDTKLEYNASEPVNDRERWMDQFVHLMGHTGNYTREEAIAAIDADRILPDMLCFNPSKPAKYPNGRVFTDDVIDHRLAFLSKGDIPPSGLKPHTDILNEFPYIGTPHQKKS is encoded by the coding sequence ATGTCGAACCATTTTACTGGACTCAATCTTGGACCGCCTCTTGGGGACCAAAGACTCGACCTCTGCGACCTCTACGCCTTCCAGTCGCCCACTGACTCATCGAGGACCGTGATCATCCTCAATGCAAATCCGACTGCCGACGCACTCCATCCCGACGCTATCTACCGCCTCAACATTGACAACGACGGAGACTGCCTGACGGACATCGCCATCAGTTACGTGTTCTCGCCACCGCAAAACGGTATGCAGACTGTAAGCGTCTTCGTGGCAAAAGGCGCGGAATCTCGGTCGGTCGAAGCTGTTGGGACGAAGATCATCGCCGACGCCGAGGTCTCCTTCGATGCCAAACCCAACATCGTCAAGTCCGGTGCCTACACGTTCTTCGCCGGTACTCGTAGCGACGCTTTCTTTTTTGACTTTGACGGAATCAAGAGTCTATTCGATACCTCGGGCGGCAGAAATTTCACCGCACCCCACCTGGGCGGTAAGTCTCCCTGGACCGGCGTGGATTCAAATACAGAAGCTAATGTGTTCTCGATGGTAATAGAGTTGCCGACAAGCGAGCTCGGCGCGAACCCGGAGATCCGGATCTGGGGGCGGTGCAGCGTGCGCGAGGATGGCAAGCTGCTTCATGTTGATCGCGCTGGCCACCCGAGTGTCAGCAGCTTCTTCAACACCGACGACACCAAATTGGAATACAATGCCAGCGAGCCGGTCAATGATCGCGAGCGCTGGATGGACCAGTTTGTTCACTTGATGGGGCATACGGGCAATTACACTCGCGAAGAAGCAATCGCCGCGATCGACGCTGATCGCATTCTGCCCGACATGCTGTGCTTTAATCCTTCTAAGCCCGCAAAGTATCCCAACGGCCGCGTTTTTACTGACGACGTCATCGATCATCGCCTCGCCTTCCTTTCCAAGGGCGATATTCCCCCCTCAGGCCTCAAGCCACATACCGACATTCTCAACGAGTTCCCGTACATTGGCACGCCGCATCAGAAGAAGAGCTAG